From a region of the Malania oleifera isolate guangnan ecotype guangnan chromosome 12, ASM2987363v1, whole genome shotgun sequence genome:
- the LOC131144641 gene encoding cyclin-T1-5-like isoform X2, with protein MFLAGKVEETPRPLKDVILVSYEIIHKKDPAAVQRIKQKEVYEQQKELILLGERVVLATLGFDLNVHHPYKPLVEAIKKFKVAQNALAQVAWNFVNDGLRTSLCLQFKPHHIAAGAIFLAAKFLKVKLPSDGEKVWWQEFDVTPRQLEEVSNQMLELYEQNRVPPSQGSEAEGSTAGGPSHRIPSKAPLANEENVTNSNYRVGSTTTTGKSGNLKSLSSNPLHDQLYADNHGGAPRAIQSQNNDASDHNTDGESKDNQHPDPEALLDQENMGGAKMMLIDAEALDEGQESIVERSETREVGELKDKYNCRNLEHRESAHGQSPKDAIKMIDKDRVKAALKQRKLRGDIARKTEFMDEDDLIEKELEDGIELAVESEKVKRERKQSWSKPSSRTEHENLLHRKHQEDNGDGHHQGQKRQSSRGPELENVEEGEVPAFNDAGWGSASPKTSRKRKPGSPADKSMEGRQRHDYSTTSHHHNHHDFMDDRNRLGRLGYSDRDHKRHIHENHI; from the exons ATGTTTCTTGCGGGGAAGGTTGAAGAAACTCCTCGTCCTTTGAAAGATGTTATCCTTGTTTCTTATGAAATCATTCACAAAAAGGATCCTGCTGCTGTTCAGAGGATAAAGCAAAAG GAGGTTTATGAACAACAAAAAGAGTTGATTCTACTTGGAGAAAGGGTTGTACTTGCTACCCTTGGTTTTGATCTTAATGTGCACCATCCTTATAAACCCCTTGTAGAAGCAATAAAGAAATTCAAGGTTGCTCAAAATGCTCTTGCTCAAGTTGCATGGAATTTTGTCAATGATGG GCTGCGGACATCTCTTTGCTTGCAATTTAAACCCCACCATATTGCAGCTGGTGCCATATTCCTTGCTGCCAAGTTCCTCAAAGTAAAGCTCCCATCAGATGGTGAGAAGGTCTGGTGGCAGGAATTTGATGTTACCCCACGCCAATTGGAGG AGGTTAGCAATCAAATGTTGGAACTCTATGAGCAAAACAGAGTACCCCCCTCCCAAGGTAGTGAAGCTGAAGGAAGCACTGCAGGTGGGCCTTCTCATAGGATACCATCAAAAGCTCCTCTCGCCAATGAGGAAAATGTAACAAATAGTAATTATCGTGTTGGAAGTACCACTACCACTGGGAAGTCTGGAAACTTGAAGTCTTTGTCATCTAATCCACTTCATGACCAGTTGTATGCTGATAATCATGGTGGCGCTCCAAGAGCTATCCAAAGTCAAAATAATGATGCATCAGATCACAATACCGATGGTGAATCTAAAGATAATCAGCATCCAGATCCAGAAGCATTGCTTGACCAGGAGAATATGGGAGGAGCTAAAATGATGTTGATTGATGCAGAGGCACTTGATGAGGGTCAGGAAAGTATTGTTGAAAGAAGTGAAACAAGAGAAGTAGGGGAATTGAAGGATAAGTACAATTGCAGAAATCTGGAGCACAGAGAAAGTGCACATGGCCAGTCACCCAAGGATGCTATTAAAATGATTGACAAAGACAGAGTAAAGGCAGCACTGAAGCAGAGGAAGTTGCGTGGTGACATTGCTCGGAAAACAGAGTTCATGGATGAGGATGATCTTATTGAGAAGGAACTAGAGGATGGTATTGAATTGGCAGTAGAGAGTGAGAAAGTGAAGCGGGAGAGGAAGCAAAGCTGGTCCAAGCCTTCAAGCAGAACAGAACACGAGAACTTGCTTCACCGAAAGCATCAAGAAGATAATGGAGATGGGCATCATCAAGGACAGAAGAGGCAGTCATCTCGCGGACCAGAGTTAGAGAATGTGGAAGAAGGGGAGGTGCCAGCATTCAATGATGCTGGCTGGGGTTCAGCGTCCCCCAAAACTAGTCGCAAGAGAAAGCCAGGAAGCCCAGCAGACAAATCAATGGAGGGAAGGCAGCGACATGATTATTCGACTACATCCCATCACCATAATCATCATGATTTTATGGATGACAGAAACAGATTGGGCCGGCTTGGTTACTCAGATAGGGATCACAAGAGGCATATACATGAAAATCACATCTGA